The following coding sequences lie in one Arabidopsis thaliana chromosome 3, partial sequence genomic window:
- the P5CS2 gene encoding delta 1-pyrroline-5-carboxylate synthase 2 (delta 1-pyrroline-5-carboxylate synthase 2 (P5CS2); FUNCTIONS IN: oxidoreductase activity, glutamate-5-semialdehyde dehydrogenase activity, catalytic activity, glutamate 5-kinase activity; INVOLVED IN: hyperosmotic salinity response, proline biosynthetic process, response to abscisic acid stimulus, embryo development ending in seed dormancy; LOCATED IN: chloroplast, cytoplasm; EXPRESSED IN: 16 plant structures; EXPRESSED DURING: L mature pollen stage, M germinated pollen stage, C globular stage, D bilateral stage, E expanded cotyledon stage; CONTAINS InterPro DOMAIN/s: Glutamate 5-kinase (InterPro:IPR001057), Aspartate/glutamate/uridylate kinase (InterPro:IPR001048), Glutamate 5-kinase, conserved site (InterPro:IPR019797), Aldehyde dehydrogenase, N-terminal (InterPro:IPR016162), Gamma-glutamyl phosphate reductase GPR, conserved site (InterPro:IPR020593), Aldehyde dehydrogenase, C-terminal (InterPro:IPR016163), Delta l-pyrroline-5-carboxylate synthetase (InterPro:IPR005766), Gamma-glutamyl phosphate reductase GPR (InterPro:IPR000965), Aldehyde/histidinol dehydrogenase (InterPro:IPR016161), Glutamate 5-kinase, ProB-related (InterPro:IPR005715); BEST Arabidopsis thaliana protein match is: delta1-pyrroline-5-carboxylate synthase 1 (TAIR:AT2G39800.4); Has 14836 Blast hits to 14828 proteins in 2349 species: Archae - 139; Bacteria - 9225; Metazoa - 151; Fungi - 264; Plants - 176; Viruses - 0; Other Eukaryotes - 4881 (source: NCBI BLink).), giving the protein MTEIDRSRAFAKDVKRIVVKVGTAVVTGKGGRLALGRLGAICEQLAELNSDGFEVILVSSGAVGLGRQRLRYRQLVNSSFADLQKPQMELDGKACAGVGQSSLMAYYETMFDQLDVTVAQMLVTDSSFRDKDFRKQLSETVKAMLRMRVIPVFNENDAISTRRAPYKDSTGIFWDNDSLAALLSLELKADLLILLSDVEGLYTGPPSDSTSKLIHTFIKEKHQDEITFGEKSKLGRGGMTAKVKAAVNAAYGGVPVIITSGYAAENISKVLRGLRVGTLFHQDAHLWAPVVDTTSRDMAVAARESSRKLQALSSEDRKQILHDIANALEVNEKTIKAENDLDVAAAQEAGYEESLVARLVMKPGKISSLAASVRQLAEMEDPIGRVLKKTQVADDLILEKTSSPIGVLLIVFESRPDALVQIASLAIRSGNGLLLKGGKEARRSNAILHKVITDAIPETVGGKLIGLVTSREEIPDLLKLDDVIDLVIPRGSNKLVSQIKNSTKIPVLGHADGICHVYVDKSGKLDMAKRIVSDAKLDYPAACNAMETLLVHKDLEQNGFLDDLIYVLQTKGVTLYGGPRASAKLNIPETKSFHHEYSSKACTVEIVEDVYGAIDHIHQHGSAHTDCIVTEDSEVAEIFLRQVDSAAVFHNASTRFSDGFRFGLGAEVGISTSRIHARGPVGVEGLLTTRWIMRGKGQVVDGDNGIVYTHKDLPVLQRTEAVENGI; this is encoded by the exons ATGACGGAGATCGATCGTTCACGCGCGTTCGCCAAAGACGTTAAGCGTATCGTCGTCAAG GTTGGGACTGCAGTTGTTACTGGGAAAGGTGGAAGATTGGCTCTTGGACGTTTAGGAGCTATCTGTGAACAG CTTGCGGAGTTAAACTCAGATGGATTTGAGGTCATTTTGGTGTCATCTGGTGCCGTTGGTCTTGGTCGACAAAGGCTTCGATACAGACAATTAGTCAACAGCAG TTTTGCAGATTTACAGAAGCCACAAATGGAACTTGATGGGAAGGCTTGTGCTGGTGTTGGGCAGAGCAGTCTCATGGCTTACTATGAGACTATGTTTGACCAG TTGGATGTGACGGTTGCTCAAATGCTTGTGACCGATAGCAGTTTTAGAGATAAGGATTTCAGGAAGCAACTTAGTGAAACTGTCAAAGCGATGCTGAGGATGAGGGTTATTCCAGTTTTCAATGAGAATGATGCTATAAGCACTCGCAGAGCCCCCTACAAG GATTCTACTGGTATATTTTGGGATAATGACAGCTTAGCCGCTCTTCTGTCGCTAGAGCTGAAAGCtgatcttttgattcttctaaGTGATGTTGAGGGCCTTTACACTGGCCCTCCAAGTGATTCTACCTCAAAATTAATACACACAttcattaaagaaaaacaccaGGACGAGATTACTTTTGGCGAAAAGTCCAAATTAGGACGAGGGGGTATGACTGCAAAAGTTAAAGCTGCTGTTAATGCAGCTTATGGTGGCGTTCCTGTTATCATAACCAG TGGATATGCAGCTGAGAATATAAGTAAAGTCCTTAGAGGACTGCGTGTTGGTACCCTGTTCCATCAAGATGCTCATTTATGGGCTCCGGTCGTAGATACTACTTCTCGTGACATGGCAGTTGCTGCAAGGGAAAGCTCAAGAAAGCTTCAG GCCTTATCTTCAGAAGATAGGAAACAAATTCTACACGACATTGCCAATGCCCTTGAAGTAaatgagaaaacaattaaagCTGAGAATGATTTAGATGTTGCTGCAGCACAAGAAGCTGGATATGAAGAGTCTTTGGTAGCTCGCTTAGTTATGAAGCCTGGGAAG ATCTCAAGCCTTGCAGCTTCCGTTCGCCAGCTAGCCGAAATGGAAGATCCAATAGGCCGTGTATTAAAGAAAACTCAG GTTGCAGATGATCTTATTTTAGAGAAGACCTCATCACCAATAGGTGTTCTTCTGATTGTTTTTGAATCCCGGCCTGATGCACTTGTTCAG ataGCTTCGCTTGCAATCCGGAGTGGAAATGGTCTTCTGCTGAAGGGTGGAAAGGAGGCTCGTCGATCAAATGCTATCTTACACAAG GTGATCACTGATGCAATTCCGGAGACTGTTGGAGGTAAACTCATAGGACTTGTGACCTCAAGAGAGGAGATTCCTGATTTGCTCAAG CTTGATGACGTTATTGATCTTGTGATCCCAAGAGGCAGCAACAAGCTTGtttctcaaataaaaaacTCGACGAAAATCCCAGTGCTAGGCCATGCTG ATGGAATCTGTCATGTATATGTTGATAAGTCTGGTAAACTGGACATGGCAAAGCGCATTGTTTCCGATGCAAAGTTGGACTATCCAGCAGCCTGTAATGCGATG GAAACCCTTCTTGTACATAAAGATTTGGAGCAGAATGGTTTTCTCGATGATCTTATTTATGTTCTGCAAACCAAAG GCGTCACTTTGTATGGTGGGCCAAGAGCAAGTGCAAAACTGAATATTCcggaaacaaaatcatttcacCACGAGTACAGTTCCAAGGCCTGCACCGTTGAAATTGTAGAAGACGTATATGGTGCTATAGATCATATTCACCAACATGGAAG TGCACACACTGATTGCATAGTGACGGAAGATAGTGAAGTAGCAGAAATATTCCTCCGCCAAGTGGACAG TGCTGCTGTTTTCCACAATGCAAGCACAAGATTCTCTGATGGTTTTAGGTTCGGACTTGGTGCTGAG GTGGGAATAAGCACAAGCAGGATTCATGCCCGTGGTCCAGTTGGAGTTGAAGGATTATTGACAACAAGATG GATAATGAGAGGAAAGGGACAAGTTGTGGATGGAGACAATGGAATCGTTTACACCCATAAGGATCTTCCTGTCTTACAAAGGACAGAGGCTGTTGAGAATGGAATTtag
- the P5CS2 gene encoding delta 1-pyrroline-5-carboxylate synthase 2 (delta 1-pyrroline-5-carboxylate synthase 2 (P5CS2); FUNCTIONS IN: oxidoreductase activity, catalytic activity, glutamate 5-kinase activity; INVOLVED IN: hyperosmotic salinity response, proline biosynthetic process, response to abscisic acid stimulus, embryo development ending in seed dormancy; LOCATED IN: chloroplast, cytoplasm; EXPRESSED IN: 16 plant structures; EXPRESSED DURING: L mature pollen stage, M germinated pollen stage, C globular stage, D bilateral stage, E expanded cotyledon stage; CONTAINS InterPro DOMAIN/s: Glutamate 5-kinase (InterPro:IPR001057), Glutamate 5-kinase, conserved site (InterPro:IPR019797), Aspartate/glutamate/uridylate kinase (InterPro:IPR001048), Aldehyde dehydrogenase, N-terminal (InterPro:IPR016162), Aldehyde dehydrogenase, C-terminal (InterPro:IPR016163), Delta l-pyrroline-5-carboxylate synthetase (InterPro:IPR005766), Aldehyde/histidinol dehydrogenase (InterPro:IPR016161), Aldehyde dehydrogenase (InterPro:IPR015590), Glutamate 5-kinase, ProB-related (InterPro:IPR005715); BEST Arabidopsis thaliana protein match is: delta1-pyrroline-5-carboxylate synthase 1 (TAIR:AT2G39800.4); Has 30201 Blast hits to 17322 proteins in 780 species: Archae - 12; Bacteria - 1396; Metazoa - 17338; Fungi - 3422; Plants - 5037; Viruses - 0; Other Eukaryotes - 2996 (source: NCBI BLink).), with translation MTEIDRSRAFAKDVKRIVVKVGTAVVTGKGGRLALGRLGAICEQLAELNSDGFEVILVSSGAVGLGRQRLRYRQLVNSSFADLQKPQMELDGKACAGVGQSSLMAYYETMFDQLDVTVAQMLVTDSSFRDKDFRKQLSETVKAMLRMRVIPVFNENDAISTRRAPYKDSTGIFWDNDSLAALLSLELKADLLILLSDVEGLYTGPPSDSTSKLIHTFIKEKHQDEITFGEKSKLGRGGMTAKVKAAVNAAYGGVPVIITSGYAAENISKVLRGLRVGTLFHQDAHLWAPVVDTTSRDMAVAARESSRKLQALSSEDRKQILHDIANALEVNEKTIKAENDLDVAAAQEAGYEESLVARLVMKPGKISSLAASVRQLAEMEDPIGRVLKKTQVADDLILEKTSSPIGVLLIVFESRPDALVQIASLAIRSGNGLLLKGGKEARRSNAILHKVITDAIPETVGGKLIGLVTSREEIPDLLKLDDVIDLVIPRGSNKLVSQIKNSTKIPVLGHADGICHVYVDKSGKLDMAKRIVSDAKLDYPAACNAMETLLVHKDLEQNGFLDDLIYVLQTKGVTLYGGPRASAKLNIPETKSFHHEYSSKACTVEIVEDVYGAIDHIHQHGR, from the exons ATGACGGAGATCGATCGTTCACGCGCGTTCGCCAAAGACGTTAAGCGTATCGTCGTCAAG GTTGGGACTGCAGTTGTTACTGGGAAAGGTGGAAGATTGGCTCTTGGACGTTTAGGAGCTATCTGTGAACAG CTTGCGGAGTTAAACTCAGATGGATTTGAGGTCATTTTGGTGTCATCTGGTGCCGTTGGTCTTGGTCGACAAAGGCTTCGATACAGACAATTAGTCAACAGCAG TTTTGCAGATTTACAGAAGCCACAAATGGAACTTGATGGGAAGGCTTGTGCTGGTGTTGGGCAGAGCAGTCTCATGGCTTACTATGAGACTATGTTTGACCAG TTGGATGTGACGGTTGCTCAAATGCTTGTGACCGATAGCAGTTTTAGAGATAAGGATTTCAGGAAGCAACTTAGTGAAACTGTCAAAGCGATGCTGAGGATGAGGGTTATTCCAGTTTTCAATGAGAATGATGCTATAAGCACTCGCAGAGCCCCCTACAAG GATTCTACTGGTATATTTTGGGATAATGACAGCTTAGCCGCTCTTCTGTCGCTAGAGCTGAAAGCtgatcttttgattcttctaaGTGATGTTGAGGGCCTTTACACTGGCCCTCCAAGTGATTCTACCTCAAAATTAATACACACAttcattaaagaaaaacaccaGGACGAGATTACTTTTGGCGAAAAGTCCAAATTAGGACGAGGGGGTATGACTGCAAAAGTTAAAGCTGCTGTTAATGCAGCTTATGGTGGCGTTCCTGTTATCATAACCAG TGGATATGCAGCTGAGAATATAAGTAAAGTCCTTAGAGGACTGCGTGTTGGTACCCTGTTCCATCAAGATGCTCATTTATGGGCTCCGGTCGTAGATACTACTTCTCGTGACATGGCAGTTGCTGCAAGGGAAAGCTCAAGAAAGCTTCAG GCCTTATCTTCAGAAGATAGGAAACAAATTCTACACGACATTGCCAATGCCCTTGAAGTAaatgagaaaacaattaaagCTGAGAATGATTTAGATGTTGCTGCAGCACAAGAAGCTGGATATGAAGAGTCTTTGGTAGCTCGCTTAGTTATGAAGCCTGGGAAG ATCTCAAGCCTTGCAGCTTCCGTTCGCCAGCTAGCCGAAATGGAAGATCCAATAGGCCGTGTATTAAAGAAAACTCAG GTTGCAGATGATCTTATTTTAGAGAAGACCTCATCACCAATAGGTGTTCTTCTGATTGTTTTTGAATCCCGGCCTGATGCACTTGTTCAG ataGCTTCGCTTGCAATCCGGAGTGGAAATGGTCTTCTGCTGAAGGGTGGAAAGGAGGCTCGTCGATCAAATGCTATCTTACACAAG GTGATCACTGATGCAATTCCGGAGACTGTTGGAGGTAAACTCATAGGACTTGTGACCTCAAGAGAGGAGATTCCTGATTTGCTCAAG CTTGATGACGTTATTGATCTTGTGATCCCAAGAGGCAGCAACAAGCTTGtttctcaaataaaaaacTCGACGAAAATCCCAGTGCTAGGCCATGCTG ATGGAATCTGTCATGTATATGTTGATAAGTCTGGTAAACTGGACATGGCAAAGCGCATTGTTTCCGATGCAAAGTTGGACTATCCAGCAGCCTGTAATGCGATG GAAACCCTTCTTGTACATAAAGATTTGGAGCAGAATGGTTTTCTCGATGATCTTATTTATGTTCTGCAAACCAAAG GCGTCACTTTGTATGGTGGGCCAAGAGCAAGTGCAAAACTGAATATTCcggaaacaaaatcatttcacCACGAGTACAGTTCCAAGGCCTGCACCGTTGAAATTGTAGAAGACGTATATGGTGCTATAGATCATATTCACCAACATGGAAGGTAA
- a CDS encoding Mitochondrial glycoprotein family protein (Mitochondrial glycoprotein family protein; FUNCTIONS IN: molecular_function unknown; INVOLVED IN: biological_process unknown; LOCATED IN: mitochondrial matrix; EXPRESSED IN: 21 plant structures; EXPRESSED DURING: 13 growth stages; CONTAINS InterPro DOMAIN/s: Mitochondrial glycoprotein (InterPro:IPR003428); BEST Arabidopsis thaliana protein match is: Mitochondrial glycoprotein family protein (TAIR:AT2G39795.1); Has 417 Blast hits to 417 proteins in 135 species: Archae - 0; Bacteria - 0; Metazoa - 5; Fungi - 121; Plants - 221; Viruses - 0; Other Eukaryotes - 70 (source: NCBI BLink).) — protein sequence MGFALCIRRSASTLASVCGRVARAQAVSAIVNRSSLVPKPSLLRPFVSRGFPYSTATEPLKSDQTLIQVIDSEIKDSFEADDHDADEETIDSSDFPFKIEDNPGHRTVTLTREYNGEQIKVEVSMPGLAMDENEDDVDDDEDGDGRHEKSNESSIPLVVTVTKKSGLSLEFSCTAFPDEIVIDGLSVNRPDDSSEEQLTYDGPDFQELDENMRKSFHKFLETRGIKASATDFLYEYMMKKDSREYLLWLKKLKTFVQE from the exons ATGGGTTTCGCTTTGTGCATTCGTAGATCAGCttctactttagcttccgtGTGTGGTCGTGTGGCTCGAGCTCAAGCCGTCTCCGCTATCGTTAATCGCTCGTCTCTTGTTCCCAAGCCATCTCTGCTTCGGCCCTTCGTCTCTCGTGGCTTTCCTTATTCGACGGCCACTGAGCCGTTAAAGTCCGATCAGACGCTTATACAAGTGATTGACTCTGAGATCAAGGATTCTTTCGAAGCAGATGATCACGATGCG GATGAAGAGACGATAGACTCTAGTGACTTTCCTTTCAAAATCGAAGATAATCCTGGACACAGGACTGTGACATTGACTAGAGAATACAATGGAGAGCAGATTAAAGTAGAAGTAAGCATGCCTGGTCTTGCCATGgatgaaaatgaagatgatgtggatgacgatgaagatggtgatggTCGTCATGAGAAATCGAATGAATCAAGCATTCCACTTGTTGTCACTGTGACCAAGAAGAGTGGACTTAGCCTAGAGTTTAGCTGCACTGCTTTCCCTGATGAGATTGTCATTGATGGTTTGTCTGTGAACCGTCCAGATGATTCTTCTGAAGAACAGTTGACTTATGATGGGCCAGATTTTCA GGAGTTGGATGAGAATATGCGCAAGTCGTTCCACAAGTTTCTAGAGACGAGAGGAATCAAAGCAAGCGCAACGGATTTCTTGTATGAGTACATGATGAAGAAAGATAGCAGAGAGTACTTACTATGGTTGAAGAAGCTCAAAACCTTTGTCCAAGAATGA
- a CDS encoding Membrane fusion protein Use1: MMGISKTEINLRRLLSAAPNQQNQSKLMHYVATLREQLEQLSEEKTPEGLPRVTKAKVNEYYEKIEAVASKIASQEPETEVSDEPFAKDSTSGSSPKIEDEPRSPTSPQLRRRIVPASSKEQSFDAADADSSKPIKLDTAAQAHIDKHRKLQEDLTDEMVVLARQLKERSQAISQSVQNTEKILDSTEEAIEQSLASTGHATTRATKIYSQSSKTSCFQWLLIFAMICVFIMVVLLIRVT; encoded by the exons ATGATGGGAATAAGCAAAACGGAGATCAATTTGCGGAGATTGCTTTCCGCTGCACCTAACCAGCAAAATCAGTCGAAGCTTATGCAT TATGTTGCTACATTGAGGGAACAATTAGAACAACTCTCCGAAGAAAAAACCCCTGAAGGCCTTCCCAG AGTTACAAAGGCTAAGGTTAATGAGTACTATGAGAAGATTGAAGCTGTTGCTTCCAAGATAGCTTCTCAAGAG CCTGAGACAGAGGTATCTGATGAACCCTTTGCAAAAGATTCGACTAGTGGAAGCTCACCAAAAATAGAAGATGAGCCTCGAAGCCCCACTTCGCCacagctgagaagaagaatcgt CCCTGCAAGTTCCAAGGAGCAAAGCTTTGATGCTGCTGATGCTGATTcatcaaaaccaataaaactAGACACCGCAGCTCAAGCGCACATTGACAAGCACAG AAAGCTTCAAGAGGATCTAACCGATGAAATGGTGGTACTTGCAAGACAACTCAAGGAGAGAAGTCAAGCGATTAGTCAATCTGTGCAAAATACAGAAAAG ATACTTGACTCTACCGAGGAGGCCATTGAGCAAAGCCTAGCGAGCACAGGACACGCGACAACAAGAGCGACAAAGATATATTCACAAAGCTCAAAGACAAGTTGCTTCCAGTGGCTCTTGATCTTCGCCATGATCTGTGTGTTCATAATGGTTGTTCTGTTGATCCGGGTCACATAG